The Deinococcus metallilatus genome segment CACGACGGCCCCTGCGGGCGACCTCACCCAGCAGCAGATGGCGAACCTGATGGTGGGCCGCGAGCTGGAGGCGATGTTCCCACCCAGGGGCCAGGCCGGACCGGAGGAACTCCTGCGGGTGGAGGGCCTGGACGTGCCGGGCTGGGCGCAGGGCGTGTCCTTCACGCTGCGGCGCGGCGAGGTGCTGGGCTTCGCGGGGCTGGTCGGCGCGGGCCGCACCGAGACGTTCGAGGGGCTGCTCGGCCTGCGCCCCCACCGCATCGCCCGCCTGGAGGTGAGGGGAAGGGCGGCCCGTTTCCGTGGCCCCGGTGACGCAGCCCGCGCGGGCGTGGTGTATCTCAGCGAGGACCGCAAGGGCAAGGGCCTGCACGTCAACCTGCACCTGCGCCCGAACCTCACGCTGATGACGCTGGGCCGCTACGCCCACCCCCTGCTGGACGTGCAGGCCGAACGGGCGGCCCTGCGCCGCGCCGCGCAGGACTATGGCATCCGCGCGGGCCGCCTGGACGTGCCTGCCAGCGCCCTCTCCGGCGGCAACCAGCAGAAACTCGCGCTCGCCAAGATTCTGGAGGTGAATCCCGACGTGATCATCCTTGACGAGCCGACCCGCGGCGTGGATGTCGGTGCCAAGCGTGAGATCTACCACCTGATCCAGCAACTCGCCGCGCAGGGCAAGGGCGTGATCGTGATCAGCAGCGAACTGCCCGAACTGCTGGGCCTGTGCCAGCGTCTGCTGGTGATGCACGGGGGCCGCGTGGTGGGAGAGCTGGGCGAGGGGCGCATGAGCGAACACGAAGTGATCCAGTACGCCACCGGCCTCAAGGTGGACGACCATCTCAGGAGGGACGCCCATGTCCACACCTAATCCGCCCGTTCCCCCGCCGCCCGCCGCTTCCGGCGCGGTCCCGCCAGCTCCCCCCCGTCCCTTCCTGTCCCGCCTCGCGGCGCTGGGGCCGCTGCTGGGCCTGCTGGCCCTGGCCGCCGTCGCCACCGCCCTCAACCCGGAGTTCCTGACCGTCTCCAATCTTGCCAACGTCCTGACGCGCGCCGCATTTACCGGCATCATCGCCGTCGGCATGACCTTCGTGATCATCTCGGGCGGCATCGACCTGTCCGTCGGGTCGCTCGCGGCGCTGATCGCGGGGGTGATGATCCTGGTGATGAACGCGCTGACGGCCTCGCTGGGGGCCGGGGCCGCGACCATCGCGCTGGGGATGCTGACGGCGCTGGTCCTGGGGTCCCTGGCGGGCCTCTTTCACGGCGTCACCATTACGCTGGGGCGCATCGAGCCGTTCATCGTCACGCTGGGGACGCTGGGCATCTACCGCGCGGTGCTGACCTACCTCGCGCAGGGCGGCGCGATCTCGCTGGGGCTGGAGGTGGGGGACCGCTACAGCCCGGTGTACTACGGCACGCTGCTGGGCGTCCCCATTCCCATCCTGGTGTTCGCGGCGGTGGCGCTGCTGGGTGGCCTGGTGCTGAACCGCACCCGCTATGGCCGCTACGTGCAGGCCATCGGCAGCAACGAACAGGTCGCCCGTTACGCCGCCATCAACGTCACTGGCATCAAGATCGCCACCTACGTGCTGCTGGGCGTCTGCGTGGGACTCGCCACCATCCTCTACGTGCCGCGCCTGGGCAGCGCCACGCCCTCGACGGGGCTGCTGTGGGAGCTGGACGCCATCGCGGCGGTGATCATCGGCGGCACCGCGCTCAAGGGCGGCTCGGGCCGCATCTGGGGCACGGTGGTGGGCGCCATTCTGCTCGTGACCATCGAGAACGTCCTGAACCTCACCAACATCATCAGCGTGTACCTCAACGCGGCGGTCACCGGCTTCGTCATCATCCTGGTCGCCTTTTTCCAGCGCAGCCGCCGCTGACTTTCCCGGAGGTGGAACCCGATGTGAGCCTGCCTGTCCCGCCCCGCCCCTTCCATCCCGCTCTTCCCAGGAGGCACGTATGCACACTCTGAAGCGTCTGGCTGTCCTTTCCGCGTTGCTGGCCGGGTCCCTCGCGTTCGCGCAGGCGAAGCAGGTGATCGGCGTCTCGATTCCCGCCGCCGACCACGGCTGGACGGCGGGCATCGTGTACCACGCCAACGAGGCCAAGAAAGCCCTGGAGCAGAAGTACCCGAACGTCCAGATCATCGTGAAGACGGCCAAGGACAGCAACGAGCAGGCCAACCAGATTCAGGACCTCTACACCGTCAACAAGATCAACGCGCTGGTGATCCTGCCGCAGGAAAGCGCCCCGCTGACCCGGCCTGTCGCAGACCTGAAGTCGAAGGGCGTCTTCGTGACGGTGGTGGACCGCGGCCTGACCGACCCCAAGGCGCAGGATGCCTACGTGGCCGGGGACAACACCGCCTTCGGGCGGGTGGCCGGGCAGTACTTCGCGCAGCGGCTCGGGGCGCAGGGCGGCAACGTGGTGGTGCTGCGCGGCATTCCCACGGTGATCGACAACCAGCGGGTGGCCGCCTTCAACGCGGCGGTGGCGAAGAACCCCAAGATCAAGGTGCTGGACGCCCGCTACGGCAACTGGAACCGCGATGACGCCTTCAAGGTGATGCAGGACTACCTGACGCGCTTTCCCAAGATCGACGCGGTGTGGGCCAGCGACGACGACATGGCCGTCGGCGTGCTGCGGGCCATCCAGCAGGCGGGCCGCAAGGACATCAAGTTCGTGGTGGGCGGCGCGGGCATGAAGGACATGATCAAGAAGGTGATGGACGGGGACGCGCTGATTCCCGTCGATGTCACCTACCCGCCCAGCATGATCGCGGACGCCATGCGGCTCACCGTCGAAAGCCGCGTGACGGGCAAACCCATGAAGGCCACCACCATCATTCCCTCCGTGCTGGTGACCAAGGCCAACGCCAAGCAGTTCTATTACCCCAACTCGCCCTTCTGAGCCAGAGGTCCCGGAGGCCCCTTATGAGCGGGCCTCCCCGCCTTTTTCCTGTCCTGGAGAACCCATGCCACGACCCATCACGCTGTTTACCGGCCAGTGGGCGGACCTGCCCCTGCATGACCTCGCGCCCCTCGCCCGGGAGATGGGCTATGACGGCCTCGAACTCGCCTGCTGGGGCGACCACTTCGACGTGCAGGCGGCCCTGCGGGACGACCAGTATGTCCGGCAGAAACGCGATCTGCTCGCCTCACATGGCCTGGAATGCTTCGCCATCAGCAACCACCTCGTCGGGCAGGCGGTATGCGACCCCATCGACGAGCGGCACCGCGAGATCGTCCCCGCCCACGTCTGGGGGGACGGCGAGCCGGAAGGCGTGCGCCAGCGGGCTGCGCAGGAAATGATGGACACGGCAAGGGCGGCGGCGAAGTTCGGGGTGAACGTCGTCAACGGCTTTACCGGCTCGGCTATCTGGCACAGCCTCTACGCCTTTCCCCCCACCTCGCAGGCGTACTGGGAGCGCGGCTTTCAGGACTTCGCCGCGCGCTGGCGCCCGATCATGGACGTGTTCGACGAGGTGGGCGTGAACTTCGGTCTGGAAGTCCACCCGACGGAGATCGCCTTCGACCTCGCCACGGCGCGGCGTGCGCTGGACACGCTCAATCATCCCCGCTTCGGCTTCAACTACGACCCCAGCCACCTCGCGTATCAGGGGGTGGACTACGTGAAGTTCCTCCGCGAGTTCGGGGAGCGCATCTTCCACGTCCACATGAAGGACGTGTGGTGGGGGCACGGGAATGGCGACGTGGGGGTCTTCGGCGGTCACACGACGTTCGGTGATCCCCGCCGCTACTGGGATTTCCGCAGTGTCGGGCGTGGGGACGTGAACTTCGAGGAGATCATCGTGGCCCTGAACGACATCGGCTACGCGGGACCGCTCAGCGTGGAGTGGGAGGACGCCCGCATGGACCGCGTGCATGGGGCCACCGAGAGTGCGGCTTTTCTGAAACGGCTGGACTTCGAGCCTGCCGCCGCCGCATTCGACGCCGCCTTCGCCCGCGACACGGTGCCGGAGCAGCCATGAGCGAAAAACTGCGGATGGGGATGGTCGGCGGTGGGACCGGGGCCTTTATCGGGGCCGTTCACCGCATGGCCGCCGCCCTCGACGGCGAGATCGCGTTCACGGCGGGGGCGCTGTCGAGTACGCCGGGCAAGGCACGCGCCTCCGGCCAGGCCCTGGGGCTGGAGGACCGCCGCAACTACGGCACCTGGGAGGAGATGCTGGAGGGGGAACTCCGCCTTCCGCCGGAGGAACGCATCCACTTCGTGTCCATCGTGACGCCCAACCACCTGCACTACCCGGTGGCGAAAGCCTTCGCCGCCGCCGGGTTCCACGTGGTGTGCGACAAGCCGCTCGTTCACACCAGCGCGCAGGCGCTCGACCTGCTGGACACCGCGCGCCGTTCGGGGGTGGTGTTCGCGGTGACCTACAACTACAGCGGCTACCCGATGGTGCGGGAGGCGCGCGAGCGGGTGCGGCGCGGCGAACTCGGCGCCATCCGCAAGGTGATCGTGGAGTACAACCAGGGCTGGCTCGCCACCCGGCTGGAGGAGGCGGGCAACAAGCAGGCGGACTGGCGCACCGACCCCGCCCGCAGCGGCATCGCGGGCGCGGTGGGCGACATCGGTTCACACGCCGAGAATCTGATGGCGACGGTGACCGGCCTGGAACTGGAAGCCCTCTGCGCCGACCTGACCACCTTCGTGCCGGGCCGCGAACTGGACGACGACGCCAGCATTCTGCTGCGCTTCGAGGGCGGCGCGCGCGGGCTGCTGTGGTGTTCGCAGATCGAGATCGGCGCGGAGAACGACCTGCGGCTGCGGGTCTACGGCACGCGCGGCAGCCTGTGCTGGCAGCAGGAGGAACCGAACGCGCTGGAACTGCACCTGTTGGACAGCCCCTTGCAGATTCTGCGGCGCGGCAACCCGTACCTGAGCGAGGCTGCCCGCGCTGCCACCCGCCTGCCCAGCGGTCACCCCGAAGCCTTTATCGAAGCCTTCGCCAACCTCTACCGGGGCGTGGCCGAGGCGATCCGGGCACGCCTGGAGGGGCGCGACCCCGACCCGCTGCTTGCCGACTTCCCCACGCTGGCGGACGGTCTGCGCGGCGTGCAGTTCATCGAGAAGGCGGTGGAGAGTGCCCGCAGCGAGCAGAAGTGGACCCCGGCCCGGTTGACGGCTGCTCCCCCCGTGGCCTCCAGAGGTGACGCATGACGGACGACTACCAGCCCCGACCCGCCGACAAGTTCACCTTTGGCCTCTGGACCGTGGGCCAGACTGGGCGCGACCCGTTCGGGGAGGCGACCCGGCCCGGCTTTTCGGCCCCGTACATCGTGCGGAAGCTTGCCGAACTCGGCGCGTACGGTGTGAACCTCCACGACAACGATCTGGTTCCGATAGACGCCACCCCGCAGCAACGGGACCGCATCGTGGCCGAGTTCAAACAGGCCCTCTCCGACCACGGCCTCGCCCTGCCGATGGCGACCACGAATCTCTTTTCCGACCCCGCCTTCAAGGACGGGGCCTTCACCTCCGCCGACGCGCGGGTGCGGGCCTACGCCCTTCAGAAGACGATGCACAGCATGGACCTGGGGCACGAACTCGGCGCGCAGACCTACGTTTTCTGGGGCGGGCGCGAGGGGACCGAGGTGGATGCCAGCAGCAAACTGCTCGACGCGCTGGCCTGGTTCCGCGACAGCCTGAACTTCCTGGCCGAGTACAGCCAGAGCCAGGGGTACGGGTACCGCTTCGCGCTGGAACCCAAGCCGAACGAGCCGCGCGGCGACCTCTTCTTTCCCACCGCTGGCTCGATGCTCGGTTTCATCGCCACCCTCGACCAGCCGGACCTCTTCGGGGTGAACCCGGAGTTCGCGCACGACACGATGGCGGGACTCAACTTCACCCACGCCGTCGCGCAGGTGATCGACGCCGGAAAGCTCTTCCACATCGACCTGAACGACCAGAAGATGGGCCGCTTCGACCAGGATTTGCGCTTCGGCGCGGAGAACCTCAAGACCTGCTTCTTTCTAGTGAAGCTGCTGGAGGACACCGGCTACAGCGGCCCGAGGCACTTCGACGCCCACGCCCTGAGAACGGAGGACGAGGAAGGGGTGTGGGCCTTTGCGCGGGGGTGCATGCGGACGTACCTGATGCTGAAGGAGAAAGCGCGGCAATTTGACGAGGACCCGGAGATTCAGGCGGCCTTGCAGGCGTACCGCGTGGACGACGAGGAACTCGCGCGCCTCACCGCGAAGTTCAGCCCGGAGAACGCCGAGGCGCTGAAGAACCGGACCTTTGATCGTGAAGCCCTCGGCAGACGCGGTCCCGGCCTGGAGCAGCTCGACCAGCTCACGGTGGAGCTGCTGCTGGGGCTGCGCGGCGCTGTGGCAAGGGCATGACCGGAACGCCCGTGGTCCTGGGCCTGGACCTGGGCACCAGCGGCGTGAAGGCCGTGGCACTTGACCGGGAGGGGCGCAAGGTGGCCGAGGCGGGCGGCAGCTACCCTCTGCTGACGCCCCGCCCCGGCTGGACCGAGCAGCGCCCGCAGGACTGGGTGGCGGCGACCCTGGACGCCCTGGGGAAGCTCGCGGAAGGGCTGCACGCGCTGGGGGCCGCGCCACTCGCGTTGGGTCTCTCCGGGCAGATGCACGGCCTGGTGGCGCTGGACGCGCAGGGGGAGGTGGTGCGGCCCGCCCCCCTCTGGAATGACCAGCGCACGGGCGCGCAGGTTCAGGCCATCGAGGAACGCATCCCCCGGCCTGACCTGATCGCACGCACTGGCAACCGGGCCGTGACGGGCTTTCAACTGCCCAAATTGCTGTGGCTGCGCGACACGGAGCCGGAAGCGTTCAGGCGCACCTGGCACGCGCTGCTTCCCAAGGACTACCTGGGCTTCGTCCTGACGGGGGAGATGCGCACGGAACCTTCCGACGCGTCGGGCGTGGGCGCCCTGAATCTGGCCGAGCGCCGCTGGGATCAGGACGTGCTGCGCGCCCTGGACCTCGACCCCGCCCTCTTTCCCAAGGTCGTGAACTCCTGGGACGTGACTGGAACCCTGCGGCCCGACCTGGCACGTCAGACGGGGCTGCCTGCGGGGCTGCCGGTGGTCGCGGGGGGCGGTGACAACGCGGCAGCGGGCATCGCTCTGGGCCTGGGCAGCGCGCAGCCGGGGACGGGCAGCGTCAGCCTGGGCACCAGCGGCGTCCTCTTCGCGCCCCTCACGCAGCCCCGGCCCGACCCGGAAGGCCGCGTGCATCTGTTCGCCCACGCGGACGGCGGCTATCACCTGCTCGGCGTGACCCTCGCCTGCGCGGGGGCGCTGCAATGGCTGCGGGACAGGCTGGCCCCGGAAGCCTCCTTCGATACGTTGCTTGCCGAGGCGGCGCAGGTGCCCGGCGGTGCGGAGGGCCTGACCTTCCTGCCGTACCTCGCGGGCGAGCGCAGCCCGCACATGAACCCCGACCTGCGGGGCGCCTGGGTCGGCCTGAGCCTGGCGCATGGCCGCGCCCACCTGACGCGGGCACTGCTGGAAGGCACGGCCTTCGCGCTGGCGGACGCCTTCGAGGTGATGCGCCCCCTGGCCCCCGTGACGACGCTCCTCGCCACGGGTGGTGGCGCGCGCAGCGACCTGTGGCTGGAGCTGGTGTCGGGGGCGCTGGGGGTCCAGGTCCGCCGCACGTCACAGGAACCGGGCGCGGCGGAGGGGGCCGCCCTGCTGGCGATGCCCGCCGCAGGGCTGTATCCGAGCCTTAAGGACGTCATGCAGGCTCTGCAACCCGGCAGCACGCCCGTTGCGCAGCGGGACGCCCGGGCTGCCCGTGAACGCTTCTTGCAGACACAGCGGCGCCTACAAGAAAGACCTTGATGGCAGACCAGTTCCCTGCTCCGCTGAACGCTCCGGCTGCGGTTGGACTACCGGGCCCCACCCGGACATCTGCCGATGGTCGCGCCCGCATTGATCTCGCACGGGAAGATCATGGGGACCGGGGGTTCCCGTGACACCAGCAGGCGCAGTGCCTGAACCGCCCCCCTTCCCATCTCCTGCCGCGGGACATGCAGGCCGGACCAGGACGGGTCACCTGCCTGCCCGGTGATGGCGTCGCCCAGCACCGCCGCCGAACAGTCGTCGGGCACCGCATACCCGGCTTCACGCGCCACCTCCAGAAAGCGGCGCATCAGACCGTCATTCTCCAGCAGGAAGCCGGTGACGCCGCTTGCCAGGGCGCCTTGCAGCCAGGCGCGGTCCAGCTCCCCGGGGTCCAGACGCTGGACGGGGGCGGGCCGGGCCACGCTCACGAAGCCGCGCTCCCGGTCCAGGGCGGATTCGTCCTGTCCGGGGCGGCCCACATACAGCAGCCTCCGGTGCCCCTGCGCCAGAAAGCGCCGGGTGAGTTCGGCGGTGGCCGAGGCGTAGTCGGCCTGCACGCAGGTCAGTTCGGCGTCCGGCACGGTTCGCCGCCCGATGAACACGGCGGGATGCCCGCCCCTCACCAGGGCTGCCAGTTCGCGGCGGTCCTGCTCGCCGGGATGCCCCAGCAGGACCGTGCCGTCGGTCAGGGCCAGGCGGGCCTGCATCCCCCCGGTGAGGCTGCGGCCCTCCCGGCCCCCGGTGTACAGCAGCAGGTCGAGGCCGCTGCGGGCCGCCTCCTCCTCGATGCCTTCCAGAAAGGGCGCGTAGAAGTCGCGGGTGCTGCTGGGAAAGACCGCCTCGTAGGTGAACACGCCGATCAGGGAACTGCGGCCCCCCACCAGGCGGCGGGCCGCCGCGTTCGGGACGTACTCCAGGTCGCGGATGGCCTGAAGGACGCGCGCCCGCGTCTCGGGGTGGATGCGCGCCTGACCCGCCTGCCCGTTGAGCACCTGGGAGACGATGGTCTGCGAGACACCGGCCCGCTCCGCCACCTGTTTCTGGGTGGGTTGTTTGCGGCTGGCCTGCTTGCGGGGCGGGGGGCGTGTCACGGTTTCCCTAGAACCCCGGCGAGGGGGTCAGGCGATACGCCTCCGGCCAGGCCAGCGGAAGGCCGAGGCGCGTCAGGAGCTGCTGGAAGTCCGGCAGGTGCCGTTCCCGGATGGCGGCGGGAGATTCGCCCCGCTCCAGGCTGAAGGCCGCCAGCGCGCCCGCTGCTTCCCCAGTGTTCCACTCGACGGGATGCAGCCGGTAGCAGCCGTTGGTGATGTGGGTCACGCCCAGCGTCTTCCCGGCGGCGATCAGGTTGCCCAGCCGCACCGGAATCAGGGCACCCAGCGGAATCTGGAAGGGCCAACTGGCGACGTCCACGTAGCCCCGCCCGCCCGTTCCGGGGTGCAGGTCGATGCGGTACTGGCCGATGCCGACGCTGTCCGGGAAGACCTCGGCGCCCTGCTGATTGCCGCGCGCCTCCACGCCGATCATGTTCTCCGTCACGGTGAACTGCGCCCTGATCCGCCGCGCCTCCCGGATGTAGGGCCGCAGCGCGAGGCCGTGGGTGAGTTCGGTCCCGGTCAGGTCGCCGCGCAGCCGCAGGCCGGGGTAGCCCTCGCCTTTCCCGTCGTGGCGGGGCGCTTCCGTCTGCATCCAGTACAGCAGTGAG includes the following:
- a CDS encoding Gfo/Idh/MocA family protein, translated to MSEKLRMGMVGGGTGAFIGAVHRMAAALDGEIAFTAGALSSTPGKARASGQALGLEDRRNYGTWEEMLEGELRLPPEERIHFVSIVTPNHLHYPVAKAFAAAGFHVVCDKPLVHTSAQALDLLDTARRSGVVFAVTYNYSGYPMVREARERVRRGELGAIRKVIVEYNQGWLATRLEEAGNKQADWRTDPARSGIAGAVGDIGSHAENLMATVTGLELEALCADLTTFVPGRELDDDASILLRFEGGARGLLWCSQIEIGAENDLRLRVYGTRGSLCWQQEEPNALELHLLDSPLQILRRGNPYLSEAARAATRLPSGHPEAFIEAFANLYRGVAEAIRARLEGRDPDPLLADFPTLADGLRGVQFIEKAVESARSEQKWTPARLTAAPPVASRGDA
- a CDS encoding ABC transporter permease; this translates as MSTPNPPVPPPPAASGAVPPAPPRPFLSRLAALGPLLGLLALAAVATALNPEFLTVSNLANVLTRAAFTGIIAVGMTFVIISGGIDLSVGSLAALIAGVMILVMNALTASLGAGAATIALGMLTALVLGSLAGLFHGVTITLGRIEPFIVTLGTLGIYRAVLTYLAQGGAISLGLEVGDRYSPVYYGTLLGVPIPILVFAAVALLGGLVLNRTRYGRYVQAIGSNEQVARYAAINVTGIKIATYVLLGVCVGLATILYVPRLGSATPSTGLLWELDAIAAVIIGGTALKGGSGRIWGTVVGAILLVTIENVLNLTNIISVYLNAAVTGFVIILVAFFQRSRR
- a CDS encoding LacI family DNA-binding transcriptional regulator; the protein is MTRPPPRKQASRKQPTQKQVAERAGVSQTIVSQVLNGQAGQARIHPETRARVLQAIRDLEYVPNAAARRLVGGRSSLIGVFTYEAVFPSSTRDFYAPFLEGIEEEAARSGLDLLLYTGGREGRSLTGGMQARLALTDGTVLLGHPGEQDRRELAALVRGGHPAVFIGRRTVPDAELTCVQADYASATAELTRRFLAQGHRRLLYVGRPGQDESALDRERGFVSVARPAPVQRLDPGELDRAWLQGALASGVTGFLLENDGLMRRFLEVAREAGYAVPDDCSAAVLGDAITGQAGDPSWSGLHVPRQEMGRGAVQALRLLVSREPPVPMIFPCEINAGATIGRCPGGAR
- a CDS encoding sugar phosphate isomerase/epimerase family protein; translated protein: MPRPITLFTGQWADLPLHDLAPLAREMGYDGLELACWGDHFDVQAALRDDQYVRQKRDLLASHGLECFAISNHLVGQAVCDPIDERHREIVPAHVWGDGEPEGVRQRAAQEMMDTARAAAKFGVNVVNGFTGSAIWHSLYAFPPTSQAYWERGFQDFAARWRPIMDVFDEVGVNFGLEVHPTEIAFDLATARRALDTLNHPRFGFNYDPSHLAYQGVDYVKFLREFGERIFHVHMKDVWWGHGNGDVGVFGGHTTFGDPRRYWDFRSVGRGDVNFEEIIVALNDIGYAGPLSVEWEDARMDRVHGATESAAFLKRLDFEPAAAAFDAAFARDTVPEQP
- the xylB gene encoding xylulokinase produces the protein MTGTPVVLGLDLGTSGVKAVALDREGRKVAEAGGSYPLLTPRPGWTEQRPQDWVAATLDALGKLAEGLHALGAAPLALGLSGQMHGLVALDAQGEVVRPAPLWNDQRTGAQVQAIEERIPRPDLIARTGNRAVTGFQLPKLLWLRDTEPEAFRRTWHALLPKDYLGFVLTGEMRTEPSDASGVGALNLAERRWDQDVLRALDLDPALFPKVVNSWDVTGTLRPDLARQTGLPAGLPVVAGGGDNAAAGIALGLGSAQPGTGSVSLGTSGVLFAPLTQPRPDPEGRVHLFAHADGGYHLLGVTLACAGALQWLRDRLAPEASFDTLLAEAAQVPGGAEGLTFLPYLAGERSPHMNPDLRGAWVGLSLAHGRAHLTRALLEGTAFALADAFEVMRPLAPVTTLLATGGGARSDLWLELVSGALGVQVRRTSQEPGAAEGAALLAMPAAGLYPSLKDVMQALQPGSTPVAQRDARAARERFLQTQRRLQERP
- a CDS encoding ABC transporter substrate-binding protein, yielding MHTLKRLAVLSALLAGSLAFAQAKQVIGVSIPAADHGWTAGIVYHANEAKKALEQKYPNVQIIVKTAKDSNEQANQIQDLYTVNKINALVILPQESAPLTRPVADLKSKGVFVTVVDRGLTDPKAQDAYVAGDNTAFGRVAGQYFAQRLGAQGGNVVVLRGIPTVIDNQRVAAFNAAVAKNPKIKVLDARYGNWNRDDAFKVMQDYLTRFPKIDAVWASDDDMAVGVLRAIQQAGRKDIKFVVGGAGMKDMIKKVMDGDALIPVDVTYPPSMIADAMRLTVESRVTGKPMKATTIIPSVLVTKANAKQFYYPNSPF
- the xylA gene encoding xylose isomerase translates to MTDDYQPRPADKFTFGLWTVGQTGRDPFGEATRPGFSAPYIVRKLAELGAYGVNLHDNDLVPIDATPQQRDRIVAEFKQALSDHGLALPMATTNLFSDPAFKDGAFTSADARVRAYALQKTMHSMDLGHELGAQTYVFWGGREGTEVDASSKLLDALAWFRDSLNFLAEYSQSQGYGYRFALEPKPNEPRGDLFFPTAGSMLGFIATLDQPDLFGVNPEFAHDTMAGLNFTHAVAQVIDAGKLFHIDLNDQKMGRFDQDLRFGAENLKTCFFLVKLLEDTGYSGPRHFDAHALRTEDEEGVWAFARGCMRTYLMLKEKARQFDEDPEIQAALQAYRVDDEELARLTAKFSPENAEALKNRTFDREALGRRGPGLEQLDQLTVELLLGLRGAVARA
- a CDS encoding sugar ABC transporter ATP-binding protein, yielding MTAPEAVPAVAFQGISKTFGPVEVLHDVTFSVAPGEVHALLGENGAGKSTLMKILGGYLAPTRGEVRLSGQPAHFRDSRDAEARGIVLIHQEFNLAEDLTVAQNIFLGHERGGLLLNDAAMGRGAREALARLGVTLDPRLRVRDLTVPQKQLVEIARALSRQARVLILDEPTATLTLQETERLFRLMRHLREEGVTMLYISHKLDEVKAIADRVTVLRDGRYVTTAPAGDLTQQQMANLMVGRELEAMFPPRGQAGPEELLRVEGLDVPGWAQGVSFTLRRGEVLGFAGLVGAGRTETFEGLLGLRPHRIARLEVRGRAARFRGPGDAARAGVVYLSEDRKGKGLHVNLHLRPNLTLMTLGRYAHPLLDVQAERAALRRAAQDYGIRAGRLDVPASALSGGNQQKLALAKILEVNPDVIILDEPTRGVDVGAKREIYHLIQQLAAQGKGVIVISSELPELLGLCQRLLVMHGGRVVGELGEGRMSEHEVIQYATGLKVDDHLRRDAHVHT